In the Verrucomicrobiia bacterium genome, one interval contains:
- a CDS encoding Ig-like domain-containing protein, producing MLYLASPRSGEVFIHPTNISLSAVAQSDAAAVSQVRIYANDQLLIADSTAPYAGFWPQAPVGQHQLYAVAVLANGQMLTSAPVAITVRLPEPAPPPSVTNLLIAAGARWQFFTGPTGAPPAWAAVDFDASGWSNGLAELGYGENDEATRLSYGTNSNNKWITAYFRHAFVVSDPYAITNAVLQLKRDDGAVVYLNGQEILRDLMPEGPIRYDTLATMAAEDDGKTFFSFPFAALPFLPGTNVLAVEVHQNAVTSSDLSFDLSLTVWMATNRPRGVYWVTPAAGAEAPAGALPLAVQVVSGGGAPFQRVAYYANGQWLAEVPAPFAWTWASPPVDRVELVAVASDGVGGSVTSAPVQVSFTAPPPWQSVVAWGEVWKYWDDRLPPAGAWTNLAYADQNWKAGAARLGYGGDGERTVIFDGGDPAFRHITAWFRKTFLANPAGLTQLELRLICDDGAVVYLNGQEVFRHNLPAGLISYNSLALTAVSGADETTPVRVTLSPTVLRSGTNVLAVEVHQNSITSSDLGFDLELIGRRMVPSAPATVYVTAPAQGARLVAPAAVTLTAFAVSNAQPAQRVEYLINGQRAGAASVYPYARGWTNPPAGDYVVMAVADFGGGVVMTSAPVALTVAPLPPPVQPVLATWIPAGATWRYWDNVAAVAPGWNERAFQDAAWPVGQARFGWGWDGERTELTAGRITHYFRYTFTVTNPALYTEMVFQLVRDDGAVVYLNGREVFRSNMPEGTVTAATLAAGTVNTPEETTFFETVVPVAGAGLVAGTNVVAVELHQSSATSSDGGFDMQLIARGTTEPRLWLLRPARDEVVVAGQPLILEAAAWTGLAPAGETIEFYAGAQKIGETAPGETQWTWANPALGVYAVSARLRLASGVTLVSAPVTVTVQYPPYVATLISTGAVWRYWDRGTLPATNWARRGYSDAAWSAGPGRLGYGDDGEVTVLQTGPTNNKYTAYYFRRWFSVPSGVTLTNLVFRLLRDDGAVVYLNGGEVFRSNMPPGPVGYATLASSAVSGADEQTYFEFVVPVAGVLGGLNLVAVEIHQNSATSSDLAFDLALEGRGFQGPPPTAVAPPPEWQAGQLQLLWPTNMHGWELYSSPTLGPEALWQPVAGTLLQTNGFYLFRTAPTGASRYFRLEQR from the coding sequence ATGTTGTATCTGGCCAGCCCGCGGTCGGGGGAGGTTTTCATCCATCCCACCAACATCAGTTTGAGTGCCGTGGCGCAGAGCGATGCGGCCGCGGTGTCGCAGGTGCGGATTTATGCCAATGACCAGCTTTTGATTGCGGATTCCACCGCGCCGTATGCCGGTTTCTGGCCGCAGGCGCCGGTGGGCCAGCATCAACTTTATGCCGTGGCCGTGCTGGCCAATGGCCAGATGTTGACCAGCGCGCCGGTGGCCATCACGGTGCGGCTGCCGGAGCCTGCTCCGCCGCCGTCGGTGACGAATTTGCTCATTGCCGCGGGGGCGCGCTGGCAATTTTTCACGGGGCCGACCGGCGCGCCGCCGGCGTGGGCGGCGGTGGACTTTGATGCGTCAGGCTGGAGCAATGGGCTGGCGGAGCTGGGTTATGGGGAAAACGACGAGGCGACACGCCTGAGTTACGGGACCAACAGCAACAACAAATGGATTACGGCCTATTTCCGGCATGCCTTTGTGGTGAGCGATCCGTACGCCATCACCAACGCCGTGCTGCAGTTAAAACGCGATGACGGGGCGGTGGTGTATCTGAACGGCCAGGAAATCCTGCGCGATTTGATGCCCGAGGGGCCGATCAGGTATGACACGCTGGCCACCATGGCGGCGGAAGATGATGGGAAGACGTTCTTCAGTTTTCCTTTTGCCGCCCTGCCGTTTCTGCCGGGCACCAACGTGCTGGCGGTGGAGGTGCATCAAAACGCCGTGACCAGCTCGGATTTAAGTTTTGATTTGAGCCTGACGGTCTGGATGGCCACCAACCGCCCGCGGGGGGTTTATTGGGTGACGCCGGCGGCGGGGGCCGAGGCGCCGGCAGGCGCGCTGCCGCTGGCCGTGCAGGTCGTCAGCGGTGGCGGCGCTCCTTTCCAACGGGTGGCGTACTACGCCAATGGCCAGTGGCTGGCCGAAGTGCCGGCGCCGTTTGCGTGGACGTGGGCCAGCCCGCCGGTGGACCGGGTGGAGCTGGTGGCGGTGGCCAGCGATGGGGTGGGGGGCAGTGTGACCAGCGCGCCGGTGCAGGTGAGCTTCACCGCGCCGCCGCCGTGGCAAAGCGTGGTGGCGTGGGGCGAGGTGTGGAAATACTGGGATGACCGGCTGCCGCCGGCGGGGGCGTGGACGAACCTGGCTTATGCGGATCAGAACTGGAAAGCCGGCGCGGCGCGTCTGGGCTATGGCGGGGATGGTGAACGGACGGTGATTTTTGATGGAGGGGATCCTGCGTTCCGGCACATCACGGCGTGGTTCCGCAAGACGTTCCTGGCCAACCCGGCGGGGTTGACGCAGCTTGAGCTGCGGCTGATTTGTGATGATGGGGCGGTGGTGTATCTCAACGGGCAGGAGGTTTTCCGGCATAATCTGCCCGCCGGGTTGATCAGTTACAACAGCCTGGCGTTGACGGCGGTTTCCGGCGCGGATGAAACCACACCGGTGCGGGTGACGTTGAGTCCCACGGTGTTGCGGAGCGGCACCAATGTGCTGGCGGTGGAGGTGCATCAGAACAGCATCACCAGCAGCGATCTGGGATTTGATTTGGAATTGATCGGGCGGCGCATGGTGCCGTCCGCGCCGGCCACCGTGTATGTGACGGCGCCGGCGCAGGGGGCGCGGCTGGTGGCGCCGGCGGCGGTGACCCTGACGGCCTTTGCCGTGTCCAATGCGCAACCGGCGCAACGGGTGGAATACCTGATCAACGGCCAGCGGGCCGGTGCGGCTTCGGTTTATCCCTATGCGCGGGGATGGACCAACCCGCCGGCGGGGGATTATGTGGTGATGGCGGTGGCCGACTTTGGCGGCGGGGTGGTGATGACCAGCGCGCCGGTGGCCCTGACTGTGGCGCCGTTGCCGCCGCCGGTGCAGCCGGTGCTGGCGACGTGGATTCCGGCGGGGGCCACCTGGCGTTATTGGGACAACGTGGCGGCGGTGGCGCCGGGCTGGAATGAAAGGGCCTTCCAGGACGCCGCGTGGCCGGTGGGTCAGGCACGTTTTGGGTGGGGCTGGGATGGGGAGCGCACGGAGCTGACGGCCGGGCGCATTACGCATTATTTCCGTTATACCTTTACGGTGACCAATCCGGCTTTGTACACGGAGATGGTCTTTCAACTGGTGCGCGACGACGGGGCGGTGGTGTATTTGAACGGGCGGGAGGTTTTTCGCAGCAACATGCCCGAAGGGACCGTTACCGCGGCCACGCTGGCGGCCGGCACGGTGAACACGCCGGAGGAGACCACCTTTTTTGAGACGGTGGTGCCGGTGGCCGGGGCGGGGCTGGTGGCGGGGACGAATGTGGTGGCGGTGGAATTGCATCAGTCCAGCGCCACCAGCTCGGATGGCGGGTTTGATATGCAGCTCATCGCGCGGGGCACCACGGAGCCGCGGTTGTGGTTGCTGCGGCCCGCCCGGGATGAGGTGGTGGTGGCGGGCCAGCCGCTGATCCTGGAGGCGGCGGCGTGGACCGGTCTGGCGCCGGCGGGGGAGACGATCGAGTTTTACGCCGGGGCGCAGAAGATTGGGGAAACGGCTCCCGGGGAAACCCAGTGGACGTGGGCCAACCCGGCACTGGGGGTTTATGCCGTGAGCGCGCGGCTGCGGCTGGCCAGCGGGGTGACGCTGGTGTCGGCGCCGGTGACGGTGACGGTGCAATATCCGCCGTACGTGGCCACCCTCATCAGCACGGGGGCGGTGTGGCGGTACTGGGATCGGGGGACGCTGCCGGCCACGAATTGGGCGCGGCGCGGGTACAGTGATGCGGCCTGGAGCGCCGGGCCGGGGCGGCTGGGGTATGGGGATGACGGCGAGGTGACGGTGCTGCAGACCGGGCCGACCAACAATAAATACACGGCGTATTATTTCCGGCGGTGGTTTTCCGTGCCCTCCGGGGTGACGCTGACGAATCTGGTATTCCGGCTGCTGCGCGATGATGGGGCGGTGGTGTACCTCAATGGCGGGGAGGTGTTCCGCAGCAACATGCCGCCGGGGCCGGTGGGCTATGCCACGTTGGCCAGCAGCGCCGTGTCCGGGGCGGATGAACAAACCTATTTTGAGTTTGTGGTGCCGGTGGCCGGGGTGCTGGGGGGGTTGAATTTGGTGGCGGTGGAGATTCATCAAAACTCGGCGACGAGCAGTGATCTGGCCTTTGATCTGGCGCTGGAGGGGCGGGGTTTCCAGGGGCCGCCGCCGACGGCGGTGGCGCCGCCGCCGGAGTGGCAGGCGGGGCAACTGCAGTTGTTGTGGCCCACCAACATGCATGGGTGGGAGCTGTACTCCTCCCCCACGCTGGGCCCGGAGGCGCTCTGGCAGCCGGTGGCGGGGACGCTGCTGCAGACCAATGGTTTTTATCTTTTCCGCACGGCGCCCACCGGGGCCAGCCGTTATTTCCGGCTGGAGCAGCGTTGA
- a CDS encoding transcriptional regulator has product MDPEAFRHLDRVIHEKGRLAIMSLLAANPELSYTDLRALLQMTDGNLTTHLRTLQEAGYVVMTKSTFNKRPLTTLALSEAGRRAFAEYLNLLEKIVQDSRAATEKTGPPD; this is encoded by the coding sequence GCGTGATCCACGAAAAAGGGCGGCTGGCCATCATGTCCCTGTTGGCGGCCAATCCGGAGCTTTCCTATACCGACCTGCGGGCCTTGTTGCAGATGACCGACGGCAACCTCACCACCCACCTCCGCACCCTGCAGGAGGCCGGTTACGTGGTGATGACCAAAAGCACCTTCAACAAACGCCCCCTTACCACCCTCGCGCTCTCCGAAGCCGGCCGCCGCGCCTTTGCCGAATACCTCAACCTGCTGGAAAAAATCGTGCAGGATTCCCGCGCCGCCACGGAAAAAACCGGGCCCCCGGATTAA